In the genome of Mycobacterium kansasii ATCC 12478, one region contains:
- a CDS encoding aspartate aminotransferase family protein has product MTSNLWLHFARHGAGITPPVIARGDGVTIYDDRGKSYLDALSGLFVVQVGHGRGELAEAAARQAGTLSYFPLWGYATQPAIELAERLARYAPGDLNRVFFTSGGTEAVETAWKVAKQYFKLTGKPGKHKVISRSVAYHGTTQGALAITGLPAYKAPFEPVTPGGFRVPNTNFYRAPVTDVTVFGQWAADRIAEAIEFEGPDTVAAVFLEPVQNAGGSIPPPPGYFQRVREICDSYDVLLVSDEVICAFGRIGSMFACDDFGYVPDMITCAKGLTSGYSPLGAMIASDRVFEPFNDGTTMFAHGYTFGGHPVSTAVALANLDIFEREGLNDRVKQHSPLLRATLERLYDLPIVGDVRGEGFFFSIELVKDQATKQTFTGEERRSLLSRVSAALWEAGLYCRTDDRGDPVIQLAPPLISGQAEFDTIEAILRAVLSEVRH; this is encoded by the coding sequence TGTCCGGGCTGTTCGTGGTGCAGGTCGGTCACGGCCGTGGCGAACTCGCCGAGGCCGCCGCGCGCCAGGCGGGCACCCTGTCGTACTTCCCGCTGTGGGGATATGCCACCCAGCCGGCGATCGAGCTTGCCGAGCGGCTCGCCCGCTACGCGCCCGGGGACCTGAACCGGGTGTTCTTCACCAGCGGCGGCACCGAGGCCGTCGAAACGGCCTGGAAAGTCGCCAAGCAGTACTTCAAGCTCACCGGCAAACCCGGTAAACACAAGGTCATTTCGCGCTCGGTCGCCTACCACGGCACCACCCAGGGCGCGCTGGCGATCACCGGCCTGCCGGCGTATAAGGCACCGTTCGAGCCGGTGACCCCGGGTGGGTTCCGGGTGCCCAACACCAACTTCTACCGCGCGCCGGTCACCGACGTCACGGTGTTCGGGCAGTGGGCCGCCGACCGGATCGCCGAGGCCATCGAGTTCGAAGGGCCCGACACCGTGGCCGCGGTGTTCCTGGAACCGGTGCAGAATGCCGGCGGTTCCATCCCGCCGCCGCCGGGCTATTTCCAGCGCGTCCGCGAGATCTGCGACTCCTACGACGTGCTGCTGGTCTCCGACGAGGTGATCTGCGCGTTCGGGCGGATCGGGTCGATGTTCGCCTGTGACGACTTCGGCTACGTGCCCGACATGATCACCTGCGCCAAGGGCCTGACCTCCGGCTACTCGCCGCTGGGCGCCATGATCGCCAGCGACCGGGTCTTCGAGCCGTTCAACGACGGCACGACGATGTTCGCGCACGGCTACACCTTCGGCGGTCATCCGGTGTCGACGGCCGTCGCGCTGGCCAACCTCGACATCTTCGAACGCGAGGGGCTCAACGACCGCGTCAAGCAGCACTCCCCCTTGCTGCGAGCCACCCTGGAAAGGCTCTACGACCTGCCGATCGTCGGCGATGTGCGCGGCGAGGGATTCTTCTTCAGCATCGAACTGGTCAAAGACCAGGCGACCAAGCAGACCTTCACCGGCGAGGAACGCCGATCGCTGCTGAGCCGGGTGTCCGCGGCGCTGTGGGAGGCCGGGCTGTATTGCCGCACCGACGACCGCGGCGATCCGGTGATCCAGCTGGCGCCACCGCTGATCAGCGGTCAGGCCGAATTCGACACCATCGAAGCCATCCTGCGCGCCGTACTCAGTGAAGTACGCCATTAA
- a CDS encoding VIT domain-containing protein gives MSTTLLPLIPVAAAPTGRGELTSADGRRLPLKAISVDTVVVGMTATSTVRQRFVNSGETSVEATYVFPLPARAGVTDFAASLAGRRVIGVLKERAQARTDYEQALAAGQRAAIVEEDRSDVFSVRVGNLGPGEEATIELRLTGPLAFEDGEATFRFPLVVAHRYTTGTPVPGDQTGPGVARDTDAVPDASRVTPPRLADDDERPELQISLTVESAGLPVSDLRTSLPTAVLEDSADGPTRLRVEPGARADRDFVLRFRLDRGALSSSALLVPDADGDEGTWSVTLVPPAEPSSAPRDVVVVLDRSGSMGGWKMVAARRAAGRIVDMLDTVDRFCVLAFDDRIDTPTDMAPGLVEGSDQNRFAAASWLGSLRSRGGTEMAEPLRRAVELLAGSDEGRQASVVLVTDGQITGEDHLLRSLAQSLGRIRIYCVGIDRAVNAGFLDRLARLGRGRAELVESEARLDEAMSRLARTIGRPALTAVRVRAEGLEIVEGSTTPSRVPDAFAGVPCVVSGRYRGPVTEVTLRVEADAADGPLRAALPARVASEAVAVQTIWARSVVRDLEDDYASGRDSEGLAERLVAHSIRFGVLSRFTAFVAIDPEHTEAGPLTEVVQPVELPSGWVASAVGFLPAPAAAAARGVTAMKEAVPLAGAPAARKRALKELLKLVEKGLAGGDDSGLDEVCAELIAHRDAATDPALTAALTVLCDTLTRYLCSPTEEGALQVREAVGAVRKVLPKRRFWV, from the coding sequence ATGAGCACCACCTTGCTGCCCCTGATCCCCGTCGCTGCCGCACCCACCGGACGCGGCGAGCTGACCTCCGCGGATGGGCGGCGGCTGCCGCTGAAGGCGATCAGCGTGGACACCGTCGTCGTCGGGATGACCGCGACCTCGACCGTGCGCCAGCGTTTCGTCAACTCCGGCGAAACCAGCGTCGAAGCGACCTACGTGTTTCCGTTGCCGGCTCGCGCTGGTGTCACCGATTTCGCGGCATCGCTGGCCGGGCGGCGGGTGATCGGAGTCCTCAAAGAGCGCGCCCAGGCCCGCACGGACTACGAGCAGGCCCTGGCCGCGGGCCAGCGGGCCGCGATCGTCGAGGAGGACCGCTCCGATGTGTTCTCGGTGCGGGTGGGCAATCTCGGGCCGGGTGAGGAAGCCACCATCGAACTGCGGCTGACCGGCCCGCTGGCATTCGAGGACGGCGAGGCCACCTTCCGCTTCCCGCTCGTGGTGGCCCATCGCTACACCACCGGAACCCCGGTGCCCGGCGACCAGACGGGTCCGGGAGTGGCGCGCGACACCGATGCGGTGCCCGACGCGTCACGGGTCACGCCACCGCGGCTGGCCGACGACGACGAGCGCCCGGAGCTGCAGATCTCGCTCACCGTCGAGAGCGCCGGCCTGCCGGTCTCGGACCTGCGGACCTCACTTCCCACCGCCGTCCTGGAAGATTCGGCCGACGGGCCGACCCGGCTGCGGGTGGAGCCGGGCGCTCGGGCCGACCGTGATTTCGTGCTGCGCTTCCGCCTCGACCGCGGCGCGCTGTCGTCGTCGGCGCTGCTGGTTCCGGATGCCGACGGTGATGAAGGCACCTGGTCGGTCACCCTGGTGCCGCCGGCCGAGCCGTCCAGCGCGCCACGCGATGTGGTTGTGGTGCTGGATCGTTCGGGGTCGATGGGCGGCTGGAAGATGGTCGCCGCGCGCCGAGCGGCAGGGCGCATCGTGGACATGCTCGACACCGTCGACCGGTTCTGCGTACTGGCTTTCGACGACCGCATCGACACGCCCACAGATATGGCGCCGGGGCTGGTCGAGGGCTCCGACCAGAACCGGTTCGCGGCGGCGTCGTGGCTGGGCTCGTTGCGCAGCCGGGGCGGGACGGAGATGGCCGAGCCGTTGCGCAGGGCCGTGGAGCTGCTAGCCGGCTCGGACGAAGGCCGGCAGGCCAGCGTGGTCCTGGTGACCGACGGCCAGATCACCGGCGAGGACCACTTGTTGCGGTCCCTGGCCCAGTCGCTGGGGCGGATCCGGATCTACTGCGTGGGCATCGACCGTGCCGTCAACGCCGGCTTCCTGGACCGGCTGGCCCGGCTGGGTCGCGGGCGCGCCGAGCTGGTGGAGTCCGAGGCGCGCCTGGACGAGGCGATGTCCAGGCTGGCCCGGACCATCGGACGCCCGGCGCTGACCGCGGTGCGGGTGCGCGCCGAGGGTCTCGAGATCGTCGAGGGCAGCACCACGCCCAGCCGGGTACCCGACGCCTTCGCCGGCGTGCCCTGCGTGGTCTCCGGGCGCTATCGTGGCCCGGTTACCGAGGTGACGCTGCGCGTCGAGGCCGACGCCGCCGACGGCCCGCTCCGGGCGGCTCTACCCGCCCGGGTTGCATCGGAAGCTGTTGCGGTGCAGACGATTTGGGCCCGCTCGGTAGTGCGTGACCTGGAGGACGACTACGCGTCGGGTCGCGACTCCGAGGGGCTGGCCGAGCGTCTGGTGGCGCATTCGATCCGGTTCGGGGTGTTGTCGAGGTTCACCGCATTCGTGGCCATCGATCCCGAACACACCGAGGCCGGCCCGCTCACGGAGGTCGTGCAGCCCGTCGAGCTGCCGTCGGGATGGGTGGCATCGGCCGTGGGCTTCCTGCCGGCCCCGGCAGCGGCTGCGGCGCGCGGTGTCACCGCGATGAAGGAGGCTGTACCGCTTGCCGGTGCACCGGCCGCCCGTAAACGCGCCCTCAAGGAACTGCTCAAGCTGGTGGAGAAGGGACTGGCTGGCGGTGACGACTCCGGACTCGACGAGGTCTGCGCGGAACTGATCGCGCATCGCGACGCGGCGACGGATCCCGCGCTGACGGCGGCGCTCACGGTGCTGTGCGACACGCTGACCAGGTACCTGTGCAGCCCGACCGAGGAGGGGGCGCTGCAGGTGCGCGAGGCGGTCGGGGCGGTCAGGAAGGTGCTGCCCAAGCGGCGCTTCTGGGTTTAA
- a CDS encoding MerR family transcriptional regulator, whose protein sequence is MPSLLTLPEFAALAATAVRASGAAPENRQAKAMPAERMIRYYTARGLLPRPGTRGRALTYGRTHLLRLVAIKRLQGKGLSLEEIGARLTSMSAAELTSLAAIPPGVIPADLGDLEPAPEMSRAAGRFWCAVPEAAPAPAADPAPAPNTAPAPAARLQAVRLSDTVTVLVDGPLPALDTLRQAATPLLELLAATQAATRKDSR, encoded by the coding sequence ATGCCGTCACTGCTCACGTTGCCCGAATTCGCCGCGCTGGCCGCCACGGCCGTGCGGGCGTCGGGCGCGGCGCCGGAAAACCGCCAGGCCAAGGCCATGCCGGCGGAGCGGATGATTCGCTACTACACCGCGCGCGGTTTGCTGCCGCGCCCCGGAACCCGCGGACGTGCGCTGACCTACGGACGAACCCACCTGCTGCGCCTGGTCGCCATCAAGCGGCTGCAGGGCAAGGGTTTGTCGCTCGAGGAGATCGGTGCGCGCTTGACCTCGATGTCGGCGGCGGAGCTGACGTCGCTGGCCGCGATCCCGCCCGGCGTCATACCGGCCGACCTCGGAGATCTCGAGCCCGCCCCGGAAATGTCGCGGGCCGCCGGCCGCTTCTGGTGTGCCGTGCCGGAGGCTGCCCCGGCGCCCGCCGCCGACCCGGCCCCGGCGCCGAACACGGCCCCGGCGCCGGCCGCCCGCCTTCAGGCCGTCCGGCTCTCCGACACCGTCACGGTGCTCGTCGATGGCCCACTGCCCGCCCTCGACACCTTGCGGCAGGCCGCCACGCCGTTGCTGGAGCTGCTCGCCGCTACCCAGGCCGCTACCCGAAAGGACTCTCGATGA
- a CDS encoding D-alanyl-D-alanine carboxypeptidase family protein translates to MYFLRAASCLVAAVFLAVGPAAVPTAQAEPNAEANSAGNCPYKVSTPPAVDSSEVPTAGDPPLPLAVPPTPVGGNALAGCGIITAPDTPPVPGDVSAEAWLVADLDSGAVIAARDPHGRHRPASIIKVLVAMAAINELNLNKSVAGTDDDAAAEGTKVGVDAGGTYTVNQLLHGLLMHSGNDAAHALARQLGGMQMALEKINVLAAKLGGRDTRVATPSGLDGPGMSTSAYDIGLFYRYAWRNPTFADIVATRSYDFPGHGDHPGYELENDNQLLYHYPGALGGKTGYTDDAGQTFVGAANRNGRRLMAVLLHGTRQPIAPWEQAAHLLDYGFSTPAGTQVGSLIEPDPALASGKDKPANRQPDASQAAGLMSDAEALPVRVGVAVLGAVVVFGLILVARSMNSRAQH, encoded by the coding sequence ATGTACTTCTTACGCGCCGCATCGTGCCTGGTCGCAGCCGTATTCCTGGCAGTCGGACCGGCCGCCGTACCGACCGCGCAAGCCGAACCCAACGCCGAGGCAAACAGCGCCGGAAATTGCCCGTACAAGGTGTCCACCCCGCCCGCGGTGGATTCCTCGGAAGTCCCCACCGCCGGTGATCCGCCGCTGCCGCTGGCGGTGCCCCCGACGCCGGTGGGCGGCAACGCGCTGGCCGGCTGCGGCATCATCACCGCACCGGACACCCCGCCAGTGCCCGGCGACGTGTCCGCCGAGGCGTGGCTGGTGGCCGACCTGGACAGCGGTGCGGTCATCGCCGCCCGCGATCCCCACGGCCGGCACCGCCCGGCCAGCATCATCAAGGTGCTGGTCGCCATGGCGGCGATCAACGAGCTGAACCTCAACAAGTCGGTCGCCGGAACCGACGATGACGCGGCCGCCGAGGGCACCAAGGTCGGCGTCGACGCCGGCGGCACCTACACCGTCAACCAGCTGCTGCACGGCCTGCTGATGCATTCGGGAAACGACGCCGCGCACGCGCTGGCCAGGCAACTCGGCGGCATGCAGATGGCCCTGGAAAAGATCAACGTGCTGGCCGCCAAGCTGGGCGGGCGCGACACCCGGGTGGCGACGCCGTCCGGGCTGGACGGGCCCGGGATGAGCACCTCGGCCTACGACATCGGCCTGTTCTACCGGTACGCCTGGCGCAACCCTACTTTCGCCGACATCGTCGCCACCCGCAGCTACGACTTCCCCGGCCACGGCGACCATCCCGGCTACGAACTGGAAAACGACAACCAGCTGCTCTACCACTACCCGGGTGCCCTGGGCGGCAAGACCGGTTACACCGACGACGCCGGGCAGACCTTCGTCGGCGCCGCCAACCGCAACGGCCGCCGGCTGATGGCGGTGCTGCTGCACGGCACCCGGCAGCCGATCGCGCCGTGGGAACAAGCCGCCCACCTGCTGGACTACGGCTTCAGCACGCCTGCGGGCACCCAGGTCGGCTCGCTGATCGAACCCGACCCCGCGCTGGCGTCGGGCAAGGACAAACCGGCCAATCGCCAGCCGGATGCCTCCCAAGCGGCCGGCCTCATGTCGGATGCCGAGGCTTTGCCGGTGCGGGTGGGGGTGGCGGTGCTCGGCGCCGTCGTCGTGTTCGGGTTGATCCTGGTCGCAAGGTCGATGAACAGCCGCGCTCAGCACTAG
- a CDS encoding sugar porter family MFS transporter has translation MQRGILVGLTAASVGLIYGYDLSSIAGALLFVTEEFGLTTRQQELLTTTVVIGQIIGALGAGVLANAIGRKKSTVLLTAGFAVFALLGASAVSLPMLLVARLLLGVAIGVAVVVVPVYVAESAPTAVRGSLLTAYQVAILSGIILGYLVGYLLAGSHSWRWILGLAAVPATLLLPLLMRLPDTARWYLLKGRADDARRALLRVEPEADVDTQLADMAGALGEGRGRVSEMLRQPYRRATVFVVTLGFLVQITGINAIIYYSPRIFAAMGFTGDFALLGLPALVQLAGLSAVFVSLFSVDRWGRRPILLSGIAMMIAADGLLVVTFSHSAGSGLIGGFGGVLLFIVGFNFGFGSLVWVYAGESFPSRLRSMGSSVMLTSTLTGNAIVAAFFLTMLHWLGGAAVFALFGALAVISFVVVLGYAPETKGRELEEIQRYWENGGHWPTEPSPAPETR, from the coding sequence GTGCAGCGGGGAATACTGGTCGGGCTCACCGCGGCCAGCGTCGGCCTCATCTACGGCTACGACCTGTCCAGCATCGCCGGAGCGCTGCTGTTCGTCACCGAGGAGTTCGGTCTCACCACACGCCAGCAGGAGCTGCTGACCACGACCGTGGTGATCGGCCAGATCATCGGGGCGCTGGGGGCCGGCGTGCTGGCCAATGCGATCGGGCGCAAGAAGTCGACGGTGCTGCTCACCGCCGGCTTCGCGGTGTTCGCGCTGCTCGGCGCGTCGGCCGTCTCCTTGCCCATGCTGCTGGTCGCGCGCCTGTTGTTGGGGGTGGCCATCGGTGTGGCGGTGGTAGTGGTTCCGGTGTACGTGGCCGAATCCGCACCCACGGCGGTGCGCGGTTCGTTGCTGACCGCGTATCAGGTGGCCATTCTCAGCGGCATCATTCTGGGCTACCTGGTGGGTTATCTGCTGGCCGGCTCGCACAGCTGGCGGTGGATCCTGGGGCTCGCCGCGGTGCCCGCGACACTGCTGCTGCCATTGCTGATGCGCCTGCCCGACACCGCTCGCTGGTACCTGCTCAAGGGCCGCGCCGACGACGCGCGACGAGCGCTGCTGCGCGTTGAACCCGAGGCCGACGTCGATACCCAGCTGGCCGACATGGCCGGCGCCCTCGGCGAAGGCCGCGGCCGGGTGTCCGAGATGCTGCGCCAACCCTATCGGCGCGCCACCGTGTTCGTCGTCACCCTCGGCTTTCTGGTCCAGATCACCGGGATCAACGCGATCATCTACTACAGCCCGCGGATCTTTGCCGCCATGGGTTTCACGGGTGATTTCGCGTTGTTGGGGCTGCCCGCGCTGGTGCAGCTGGCCGGATTGTCGGCGGTGTTCGTTTCGCTGTTTTCGGTCGACCGGTGGGGCCGGCGCCCAATCCTACTGTCGGGCATCGCGATGATGATCGCCGCCGACGGCCTGCTGGTCGTGACATTCAGCCATAGTGCCGGCAGCGGATTGATCGGCGGATTCGGCGGCGTGCTGCTGTTCATCGTCGGTTTCAACTTCGGGTTCGGCTCGCTGGTGTGGGTGTATGCCGGCGAAAGCTTTCCCTCCCGGCTGCGGTCAATGGGGTCGAGCGTGATGCTCACCTCGACCCTGACGGGCAACGCGATCGTCGCCGCGTTCTTTCTCACCATGCTGCATTGGCTCGGCGGCGCAGCCGTTTTCGCGCTCTTCGGGGCGCTGGCTGTGATCTCCTTCGTGGTGGTCCTCGGGTATGCGCCGGAGACCAAGGGCCGCGAGCTCGAGGAGATCCAGCGGTACTGGGAGAACGGCGGTCACTGGCCTACCGAACCGTCCCCAGCCCCGGAAACTCGGTGA
- the nagA gene encoding N-acetylglucosamine-6-phosphate deacetylase produces the protein MSLIHAGAAVIDGQVCRPGWVQTAGPTISACGAGRPAQPPDVDFPDALLVPGFVDMHVHGGGGASVTDGDIGRAARFHARHGTTTMLASLVTAAPAALLDAVTRAAQATRLGAVAGIHLEGPWLSRARCGAHDPTQLRAPDPAEIEAVLAAADGTIRMVTLAPELPGADRAIRRLLDANVVVAVGHSDATYEQTRHAVELGATVGTHLFNAMPPLDHRAPGPALALLADPRVTVELIADGVHVHPAVVRAVIAAAGPDRVALITDAMAAAGYGDGAYWLGSVPIDVESGVARVRGTSTIAGSTATMDELFRGVAGPDPDDDALAAAVQMTSTTPVGALGLAGIGSLRAGLDADLVVLDRDLRVAAVMAHGEWIDF, from the coding sequence GTGAGCCTGATCCACGCCGGCGCCGCCGTCATCGACGGGCAGGTGTGCCGGCCGGGCTGGGTGCAGACAGCCGGCCCAACGATTTCGGCCTGCGGCGCCGGCCGGCCGGCGCAGCCGCCCGACGTCGATTTCCCCGACGCCCTGCTGGTGCCCGGCTTTGTCGACATGCACGTGCACGGCGGCGGCGGCGCATCGGTCACCGACGGCGACATCGGCCGGGCGGCGAGGTTTCACGCGCGCCACGGCACCACGACCATGCTGGCAAGCCTGGTCACCGCGGCGCCGGCAGCCTTGCTCGATGCCGTGACTCGTGCCGCCCAAGCGACCCGGTTGGGCGCCGTCGCCGGCATCCATCTGGAAGGACCGTGGCTGAGTCGAGCGCGCTGCGGCGCACATGATCCCACGCAGCTGCGCGCCCCGGACCCCGCCGAGATCGAGGCGGTGCTGGCCGCCGCCGACGGCACCATCCGAATGGTGACACTGGCTCCCGAGCTGCCCGGCGCCGACCGGGCGATCCGTCGCCTCCTGGATGCGAACGTTGTTGTGGCTGTGGGCCATTCGGATGCCACGTACGAGCAGACCCGCCATGCCGTCGAACTCGGCGCCACGGTGGGCACCCACCTGTTCAACGCGATGCCGCCGCTGGACCATCGCGCACCCGGGCCCGCGCTGGCCTTGCTGGCGGATCCCCGGGTGACGGTCGAACTGATCGCCGACGGCGTCCACGTTCACCCGGCCGTGGTACGGGCGGTGATCGCGGCCGCCGGCCCTGACCGGGTTGCCCTGATCACCGACGCGATGGCCGCCGCCGGATACGGCGACGGAGCATACTGGCTGGGCTCGGTGCCGATCGATGTCGAGTCCGGGGTGGCGCGGGTGCGCGGGACGTCGACCATCGCCGGCAGCACGGCCACCATGGATGAGTTGTTTCGCGGCGTGGCCGGACCCGATCCGGACGACGACGCGCTGGCCGCCGCGGTGCAGATGACCTCGACGACCCCGGTCGGCGCTCTCGGGCTGGCGGGCATCGGCAGTCTGCGGGCCGGCCTGGACGCCGATCTCGTTGTGCTGGACCGAGATCTGCGGGTTGCCGCGGTGATGGCCCACGGCGAGTGGATCGACTTCTGA